The Kitasatospora sp. NBC_00374 genome has a segment encoding these proteins:
- the mraY gene encoding phospho-N-acetylmuramoyl-pentapeptide-transferase, translating into MKQILFSGMIGLVLSLLGTPALIKLLAKHGYGQYIRDDGPKAHHSKRGTPTMGGIAFILATLIAYAVTKAITGESPTASGLLVLFLTAGLGLVGFLDDYIKVVKRRSLGLRAKAKLAGQSLVGLAFAILALQFKDARDLTPASQHLSFVRDFGWSVGPVLFVIFAYFMIAAMSNGVNLTDGLDGLATGASVMVFGAYTFIGVWQYSQSCAYAITATASCYDVRDPLDLAIVAAALMGSCFGFLWWNTSPAKIFMGDTGSLALGGALAGLAICSRTELLLALLGGLFVVITLSVIIQVGSFRMTGKRVFKMAPLQHHFELKGWSEVLIVVRFWIIQGLCVAVGLGLFYAGWVAG; encoded by the coding sequence ATGAAGCAAATCCTCTTCTCGGGCATGATCGGCCTGGTGCTGTCCCTGCTCGGCACCCCGGCGCTGATCAAGCTGCTGGCCAAGCACGGCTACGGCCAGTACATCCGCGACGACGGCCCCAAGGCCCACCACAGCAAGCGCGGTACCCCCACCATGGGTGGCATCGCCTTCATCCTGGCGACGCTGATCGCCTACGCCGTCACCAAGGCGATAACGGGCGAGTCGCCCACGGCATCCGGCCTGCTGGTGCTGTTCCTGACCGCGGGTCTGGGCCTGGTCGGCTTCCTGGACGACTACATCAAGGTGGTCAAGCGCCGCTCGCTCGGCCTGCGCGCCAAGGCGAAGCTGGCCGGCCAGTCGCTGGTGGGTCTCGCGTTCGCGATCCTCGCGCTGCAGTTCAAGGACGCCCGCGACCTCACCCCGGCCTCCCAGCACCTCTCGTTCGTGCGGGACTTCGGCTGGTCGGTCGGGCCCGTCCTGTTCGTCATCTTCGCGTACTTCATGATCGCGGCGATGTCGAACGGCGTGAACCTGACGGACGGTCTGGACGGCCTGGCCACCGGCGCCTCGGTGATGGTCTTCGGCGCCTACACCTTCATCGGCGTCTGGCAGTACAGCCAGAGCTGTGCGTACGCGATCACCGCCACCGCCAGCTGTTACGACGTCCGCGACCCCCTGGACCTGGCCATCGTCGCCGCCGCGCTGATGGGCTCCTGCTTCGGCTTCCTGTGGTGGAACACCTCGCCGGCCAAGATCTTCATGGGTGACACCGGCTCGCTCGCCCTCGGCGGCGCGCTGGCCGGCCTGGCGATCTGCTCCCGCACCGAGCTGCTGCTCGCCCTGCTGGGCGGCCTCTTCGTGGTCATCACCCTCTCGGTGATCATCCAGGTCGGTTCGTTCCGGATGACCGGCAAGCGGGTCTTCAAGATGGCCCCGCTCCAGCACCACTTCGAACTCAAGGGCTGGAGCGAGGTGCTGATCGTGGTCCGGTTCTGGATCATCCAGGGTCTGTGCGTCGCGGTCGGCCTCGGCCTCTTCTACGCAGGATGGGTAGCCGGATGA
- the rsmH gene encoding 16S rRNA (cytosine(1402)-N(4))-methyltransferase RsmH: MTNDAPAPKHVPVMLQRCVDALAPAISAPGAVVVDATLGLGGHSEALLSQFPEVRLVAVDRDPAALKLSAERLAPFGERATLVHAVYDEIPQVLADLGIPEVQGVLFDLGVSSMQLDEAERGFAYAQDAPLDMRMDQTRGLSAAEVLNTYSHGQLARILKVYGEERFAGKIASVILREREKEPFTNSARLVELVRNAIPAATRRTGGNPAKRTFQALRIEVNGELEVLDRAIPGALESLAVGGRIVVMSYQSLEDRLVKQYLTAGATNTAPPGLPIIPEEHQPWLKLLTRGAELATEQEIEENRRAAPVRLRVAERIRDNRG; the protein is encoded by the coding sequence ATGACGAACGACGCTCCGGCACCCAAGCACGTCCCGGTGATGCTGCAGCGCTGCGTGGACGCGCTGGCGCCGGCCATCTCCGCACCCGGCGCGGTCGTGGTGGACGCCACCCTCGGCCTCGGCGGCCACAGCGAGGCGCTGCTCAGCCAGTTCCCCGAGGTCAGGCTGGTCGCCGTCGACCGCGACCCGGCCGCGCTCAAGCTCTCCGCCGAGCGCCTCGCCCCCTTCGGCGAGCGGGCGACCCTCGTGCACGCCGTCTACGACGAGATCCCGCAGGTCCTGGCCGACCTGGGCATCCCCGAGGTCCAGGGCGTCCTGTTCGACCTGGGCGTCTCCTCGATGCAGCTGGACGAGGCCGAGCGCGGCTTCGCGTACGCCCAGGACGCCCCGCTCGACATGCGGATGGACCAGACCCGCGGCCTGAGCGCCGCCGAGGTGCTGAACACCTACAGCCACGGCCAGCTCGCCCGGATCCTCAAGGTCTACGGCGAGGAGCGGTTCGCGGGGAAGATCGCCTCGGTGATCCTCCGCGAGCGCGAGAAGGAACCGTTCACCAACAGTGCGCGTCTGGTCGAGTTGGTACGCAACGCCATCCCGGCCGCCACCCGGCGCACCGGCGGCAACCCGGCGAAGCGCACCTTCCAGGCCCTGCGGATCGAGGTCAACGGTGAGCTGGAGGTGCTGGACCGGGCCATCCCCGGCGCGCTGGAGTCGCTGGCCGTCGGCGGTCGGATCGTGGTGATGTCCTACCAGTCCCTGGAGGACCGCCTGGTGAAGCAGTACCTCACCGCGGGGGCCACCAACACCGCCCCGCCCGGCCTGCCGATCATCCCCGAGGAGCACCAGCCCTGGCTGAAGCTCCTCACCCGGGGGGCCGAACTGGCCACCGAGCAGGAGATCGAGGAGAACCGGCGCGCCGCACCCGTACGGCTGCGGGTGGCGGAGAGGATCAGGGACAACCGGGGCTGA
- a CDS encoding peptidoglycan D,D-transpeptidase FtsI family protein, whose translation MTVGLALVFTVFAGRLVQLQLLDSDALAAAASANKYMKIELPAERGSITAADGTVLATTVDAYDIVGDPTLLTPGALHLADAPEQAAALLAPILGQPKEKLAAALHLNQKNPKSQYAPLAFRQTPEVKNRISELKASLGRQTDTAACRGQRQLLGKPAEQGGRQFLDPACVNPLTGIASTESTRRVYPADGLAANLVGFVNSEGVGTGGLELQYQQDLAGTPGRTTYASAGGRMVATAGGSRQDPVPGADLRLTLHPDIQWAAQRAITDQVSNAGAEKGYVIVQDVKTGQVLAMATSPGFNPNDLTAAKSEQLGNAALQDAYEPGSTAKLMTMAAVLDTGKATWDTRVTVPNTLQRSDRVFHDDVDHETWYLTLAGVLAKSSNIGTIEAAETLGADQAESNKVLAGYLDRFGIGKPTGLGFPGETRGILAKPEDWKGSQQYTIPFGQGLSVNALQATSVFSTIANGGVRVAPSLLMGTTGPDGRYTAAPAGASARVVGEQTAKTLTEMLESVVTDEQGTGTKAAIPGYRVAGKTGTANRVDPKTGKYAGYTASFIGFAPADQPRVTVSCVIQNPVNGHFGGQLCGPVFKQVMEFTLKSLQVPPSGSDAPNLPVEWKP comes from the coding sequence GTGACCGTCGGACTGGCGCTGGTCTTCACGGTCTTCGCGGGCCGCCTGGTCCAGCTGCAGCTGCTCGACTCGGACGCGCTGGCGGCGGCCGCGAGCGCCAACAAGTACATGAAGATCGAGCTGCCCGCCGAGCGCGGTTCGATAACGGCCGCCGACGGCACGGTGCTCGCGACCACCGTGGACGCGTACGACATCGTCGGGGACCCGACACTGCTCACCCCGGGCGCACTGCACCTGGCGGACGCCCCCGAGCAGGCGGCCGCGCTGCTCGCGCCGATCCTCGGCCAGCCGAAGGAGAAGCTCGCCGCCGCGCTGCACCTGAACCAGAAGAACCCGAAGAGCCAGTACGCGCCCCTGGCGTTCCGGCAGACCCCGGAGGTCAAGAACCGGATCAGCGAACTCAAGGCGAGCCTGGGCCGGCAGACCGACACCGCGGCCTGCCGCGGCCAGCGGCAGCTGCTCGGCAAGCCCGCCGAGCAGGGCGGCCGGCAGTTCCTCGACCCGGCCTGCGTCAACCCGCTGACCGGGATCGCCAGCACGGAGAGCACCCGCCGGGTCTACCCCGCCGACGGACTGGCCGCCAACCTGGTCGGCTTCGTCAACTCCGAGGGCGTCGGCACCGGCGGCCTGGAGCTCCAGTACCAGCAGGACCTGGCCGGCACACCGGGCCGGACCACCTACGCCTCGGCCGGCGGCCGGATGGTGGCCACCGCCGGCGGCAGCCGCCAGGACCCGGTACCCGGTGCGGACCTGCGCCTCACCCTGCACCCGGACATCCAGTGGGCGGCCCAGCGGGCCATCACCGACCAGGTCTCCAACGCGGGCGCGGAGAAGGGCTACGTGATCGTCCAGGACGTGAAGACCGGTCAGGTGCTCGCGATGGCCACCTCACCCGGCTTCAACCCCAACGACCTCACGGCCGCCAAGTCCGAGCAGCTGGGCAACGCGGCGCTCCAGGACGCGTACGAGCCGGGTTCCACCGCCAAGCTGATGACCATGGCGGCGGTGCTGGACACCGGCAAGGCGACCTGGGACACCAGGGTCACCGTGCCCAACACGCTGCAGCGCTCCGACCGGGTCTTCCACGACGACGTGGACCACGAGACCTGGTACCTGACCCTCGCCGGGGTGCTCGCGAAGTCGTCCAACATCGGCACCATCGAGGCGGCCGAGACCCTGGGCGCCGACCAGGCGGAGTCCAACAAGGTGCTCGCCGGCTACCTGGACCGGTTCGGCATCGGCAAGCCCACCGGCCTGGGCTTCCCCGGCGAGACGAGGGGCATCCTCGCCAAGCCGGAGGACTGGAAGGGATCGCAGCAGTACACCATCCCGTTCGGCCAGGGCCTGTCGGTCAACGCGCTGCAGGCCACCTCGGTCTTCTCCACCATCGCCAACGGCGGGGTGCGGGTCGCGCCGAGCCTGCTGATGGGGACCACCGGGCCGGACGGCCGCTACACCGCGGCCCCGGCCGGGGCCTCCGCCCGGGTGGTCGGCGAGCAGACCGCCAAGACCCTCACCGAGATGCTGGAGTCGGTGGTGACCGACGAGCAGGGCACCGGTACCAAGGCGGCCATCCCCGGCTACCGGGTGGCCGGCAAGACGGGCACCGCCAACCGGGTGGACCCGAAGACCGGCAAGTACGCCGGCTACACCGCCTCCTTCATCGGTTTCGCCCCGGCCGACCAGCCCCGGGTGACGGTCTCCTGCGTGATCCAGAACCCGGTCAACGGCCACTTCGGCGGCCAGCTCTGCGGGCCGGTCTTCAAGCAGGTGATGGAGTTCACCCTGAAGTCCCTGCAGGTACCGCCGAGCGGCAGCGACGCGCCCAACCTGCCCGTCGAGTGGAAGCCCTGA
- a CDS encoding UDP-N-acetylmuramoyl-L-alanyl-D-glutamate--2,6-diaminopimelate ligase, whose protein sequence is MHSTPDQNSGTPSPVGTGTTGTGGSDPRRTAPRFGPGGTSADSLRAVPKPDQISASPPRPTEEAAMPFAEVARLLGLEPVDGPQVTGITHDSRAVRPGDVYVAFPGANHHGAAFAAAAVAAGAAAVLTDAAGAELAADCGAPLLVVESPRASMGELAAAVYGRPSEQLLMIGLTGTNGKTTTSYLVEGGLRGAGQLPGVIGTVEMRVGDERIKSERTTPESTDLHGVLAVMRERGADAVVMEVSSHALVFGRVDGVVYDVALFNNLTPEHLDFHPDMEDYYRAKARLFQPDKARRGVANLDDAYGRRLAAEAPIPMATFSALGDPDADWRALDVRLGPASSAFTVAGPDGALADASVPLPGPFNVANALGAIAALVTAGVPLAAAVAGVAAVPGVPGRLERVDAGQPYVAVVDYAHKPDALKAVLESLREVTKGRLHVVVGCGGDRDPYKRGPMGAIAARLADTAVLTSDNPRSEDALAILVAMLSGAAEVPEAERGEVLVVPDRAAAIARAVAYAHAGDTVLVAGKGHELGQYVRGEVRPFDDRQVLREAIERSPAERASRGAEQS, encoded by the coding sequence ATGCACAGCACCCCGGACCAGAACAGCGGCACCCCGTCCCCCGTCGGTACCGGAACGACCGGCACGGGCGGGTCGGACCCGCGCCGTACCGCCCCCCGTTTTGGCCCTGGGGGTACTTCGGCCGATAGCCTTCGCGCCGTGCCGAAACCCGATCAAATCTCCGCGAGCCCGCCCCGTCCCACCGAGGAGGCGGCGATGCCGTTCGCCGAGGTCGCCCGACTGCTGGGCCTGGAGCCCGTCGACGGGCCGCAGGTCACCGGCATCACCCACGACTCCCGGGCGGTGCGCCCCGGTGACGTGTACGTCGCCTTCCCGGGCGCCAACCACCACGGCGCGGCCTTCGCCGCCGCCGCCGTCGCCGCGGGTGCGGCCGCCGTGCTGACCGATGCCGCCGGGGCCGAGCTGGCCGCCGACTGCGGCGCCCCACTGCTGGTGGTGGAGAGCCCACGGGCGTCCATGGGCGAGCTGGCGGCGGCGGTCTACGGCCGGCCGAGCGAGCAGCTGCTGATGATCGGGCTGACCGGCACCAACGGCAAGACCACCACCTCGTACCTGGTCGAGGGCGGTCTGCGCGGGGCCGGGCAGCTTCCCGGCGTGATCGGCACCGTGGAGATGCGGGTCGGCGACGAGCGGATCAAGAGCGAGCGCACCACCCCGGAGTCCACCGACCTGCACGGCGTCCTCGCGGTGATGCGCGAGCGCGGCGCGGACGCGGTCGTGATGGAGGTCTCCAGCCACGCACTGGTCTTCGGCCGGGTCGACGGCGTGGTCTACGACGTGGCGCTGTTCAACAACCTCACGCCGGAGCACCTGGACTTCCACCCGGACATGGAGGACTACTACCGGGCCAAGGCCCGGCTCTTCCAGCCGGACAAGGCCCGCCGCGGGGTGGCCAACCTGGACGACGCCTACGGGCGCCGGCTGGCCGCGGAGGCGCCGATCCCGATGGCGACCTTCTCCGCGCTGGGCGACCCGGACGCCGACTGGCGGGCGCTGGACGTCCGGCTCGGCCCGGCGTCCTCCGCCTTCACGGTGGCCGGCCCGGACGGCGCCCTCGCGGACGCCTCGGTGCCGCTGCCCGGCCCGTTCAACGTGGCGAACGCGCTCGGCGCGATCGCCGCCCTGGTCACCGCGGGTGTCCCGCTGGCCGCCGCGGTGGCCGGTGTGGCCGCGGTCCCGGGCGTGCCCGGCCGGCTGGAGCGGGTGGACGCCGGCCAGCCGTACGTGGCCGTGGTCGACTACGCGCACAAGCCGGACGCCCTGAAGGCGGTGCTGGAGTCGCTGCGCGAGGTGACCAAGGGCCGGCTGCACGTGGTGGTCGGCTGTGGCGGCGACCGCGACCCGTACAAGCGCGGACCGATGGGCGCGATCGCCGCCCGGCTGGCCGACACCGCCGTGCTGACCAGCGACAACCCGCGCTCCGAGGACGCGCTGGCGATCCTGGTCGCGATGCTGTCCGGCGCCGCCGAGGTGCCGGAGGCCGAGCGCGGCGAGGTGCTGGTGGTGCCGGACCGGGCCGCCGCGATCGCCCGGGCGGTGGCGTACGCGCACGCCGGGGACACCGTCCTGGTGGCCGGCAAGGGCCACGAACTGGGCCAGTACGTCCGGGGCGAGGTCCGCCCCTTCGACGACCGGCAGGTACTGCGCGAGGCCATCGAGCGCAGCCCGGCCGAGCGAGCAAGCCGAGGAGCTGAGCAGTCGTGA
- the murF gene encoding UDP-N-acetylmuramoyl-tripeptide--D-alanyl-D-alanine ligase, with protein sequence MIALTLAEAAAVVGGTLDGADPQARVTGAVVVDSRLVEPGGLFAAVLGEHVDGHDYAERAIADGAVAVLASRPVGVPAILVDDVVQALGRLARGVVERARDTAFVALTGSAGKTSTKDLIGQLLQRRGETVFPPGSFNNEIGMPLTALRITGSTRHLVLEMGARGKGHIDYLTGIVPPTVGVVLNVGTAHVGEFGSKQAIAEAKGELVEALTSEGVAILNADDPLVRAMAERTKARVVFFGESRDAEIRAEGVRLDDTGRPSFTLVTPAGSAAVKLRLYGEHHVSNALAAAAVAVELGMSVDDAAEALSEAGALSRWRMEVVDRADGVTVVNDAYNANPDSMRAALRALATMAGRGPERRRTWAVLGEMRELGEESLDEHDAIGRLAVRLDVTKLVAVGGREAACMELGARNEGSWGEESVLVSDADAAVELLRSQLQPGDVVLVKASRSVGLEKVAEALLSDGAVR encoded by the coding sequence GTGATCGCACTCACCCTGGCCGAGGCGGCCGCCGTGGTCGGCGGCACCCTCGACGGCGCGGACCCGCAGGCGCGGGTCACCGGCGCCGTGGTGGTCGACTCCCGGCTGGTCGAGCCGGGCGGGCTGTTCGCCGCCGTGCTCGGTGAGCACGTGGACGGCCACGACTACGCCGAGCGCGCGATCGCGGACGGCGCCGTCGCGGTGCTGGCCTCCCGGCCGGTGGGCGTGCCGGCGATCCTGGTGGACGACGTCGTCCAGGCGCTGGGCCGACTCGCCCGCGGCGTCGTGGAGCGGGCCCGGGACACCGCGTTCGTCGCCCTGACCGGTTCGGCCGGCAAGACCTCCACCAAGGACCTGATCGGCCAGCTGCTGCAGCGCCGCGGCGAGACGGTCTTCCCGCCCGGCTCGTTCAACAACGAGATCGGCATGCCGCTGACCGCCCTGCGGATCACCGGTTCCACCCGGCACCTGGTGCTGGAGATGGGCGCGCGCGGCAAGGGCCACATCGACTACCTGACCGGCATCGTGCCGCCCACCGTCGGCGTGGTGCTCAACGTCGGCACCGCGCACGTCGGCGAGTTCGGCTCCAAGCAGGCCATCGCCGAGGCCAAGGGCGAGCTGGTCGAGGCGCTGACCAGCGAGGGAGTCGCGATCCTGAACGCCGACGACCCGCTGGTGCGGGCGATGGCCGAGCGCACCAAGGCCCGGGTGGTGTTCTTCGGCGAGAGCCGGGACGCCGAGATCCGGGCGGAGGGCGTTCGCCTGGACGACACCGGACGGCCATCGTTCACGCTTGTCACCCCGGCCGGTTCCGCAGCCGTGAAGCTGCGCCTGTACGGTGAGCACCACGTCTCGAACGCCCTCGCCGCCGCTGCGGTGGCGGTGGAGCTCGGGATGTCCGTCGACGACGCCGCCGAAGCCCTCAGCGAGGCGGGCGCGCTGTCCCGCTGGCGCATGGAGGTCGTCGACCGGGCCGATGGTGTCACCGTCGTCAACGACGCCTACAACGCGAACCCCGACTCGATGCGGGCCGCGCTGCGGGCACTCGCGACGATGGCGGGCCGGGGTCCGGAGCGCCGCCGTACCTGGGCGGTGCTCGGAGAGATGCGGGAGCTCGGCGAGGAGAGCCTCGACGAGCACGACGCCATCGGGCGGCTCGCGGTCCGACTCGACGTCACCAAGCTGGTGGCGGTCGGCGGACGGGAGGCGGCCTGCATGGAACTGGGCGCGAGGAACGAAGGTTCGTGGGGTGAGGAGTCGGTGCTGGTGTCCGACGCGGACGCGGCGGTCGAACTGCTGCGCAGTCAGCTTCAGCCGGGGGACGTGGTGCTGGTGAAGGCCTCCCGTTCGGTCGGCCTGGAGAAGGTCGCCGAGGCGCTGCTCTCGGACGGAGCCGTGCGATGA
- a CDS encoding septum formation initiator family protein encodes MRPGARQARGRTPFAVLVVALLSAGLLGLLTLNTALNENSFELARLKRQTTELTDRKQSLQHQIDQYSAPDALERRALELGMVPGGDPAFLLDDGKVLGKPAQAQDAPPVKRSGNGLWQQPDPSPQQPAPQPAQPSSQPSAQPTGQSAPPAAADGGVEIAPLPPAGQGATPSAPAGGTPR; translated from the coding sequence GTGCGTCCCGGTGCGCGCCAGGCCCGGGGGCGCACGCCGTTCGCCGTGCTGGTGGTGGCGCTGCTCTCGGCCGGGCTGCTCGGGCTGCTGACGCTCAACACCGCGCTGAACGAGAACTCCTTCGAACTCGCCCGGCTGAAGCGGCAGACCACCGAGCTGACGGACCGCAAGCAGTCCCTCCAGCACCAGATCGACCAGTACTCGGCGCCCGACGCGCTGGAGCGGCGCGCCCTCGAACTGGGCATGGTGCCCGGCGGTGACCCGGCCTTCCTGCTGGACGACGGCAAGGTGCTCGGCAAGCCCGCCCAGGCCCAGGACGCGCCCCCGGTGAAGCGTTCCGGCAACGGCCTGTGGCAGCAGCCCGACCCCAGCCCGCAGCAGCCCGCCCCGCAGCCCGCCCAACCGTCGTCCCAGCCGTCCGCCCAGCCCACCGGCCAGTCCGCGCCCCCGGCCGCCGCCGACGGCGGGGTCGAGATCGCCCCGCTGCCGCCGGCCGGCCAGGGCGCCACCCCGTCAGCCCCGGCCGGAGGTACGCCGCGATGA